The genomic DNA GGAAAACGTTGGATGTATCGACACCATTGGAGTAGACAAAGAATGGCAGGGAAAAGGTATTTCCCAACTCCTGTTTAAGGAAATGTACTCCATGCTTAAAAAGCTTGGTCTTGATGCAATCTACGTCTTTGTGGACAGGAAGCAAATGGATCTCGTCAAGTTCTTTGACAAAATGGGCTTTGCCAGGGGAGATATGTTTAGCATGGAGTTAAAAATCTAACCCAGGTGCTCATGCGATCGTTGCGCGCGGATGCCGTCTGTCTTTTGCTTGGGTGGATTGCGACAACGTCAATACCACAATCGCCTGCTGCAACGGGAATTAATTCCAGGGCTCGATGATGTTATTGGTTCTTTCGCGGAATCGTCTTTTCCCACTTCTTTTCCCGAACCAACTTTTTGGCTTCGAACAGTTGCCGGGTTGTTGTCAGGTAGAAGTTCTTCTCATCCGAGGCCATACGAAATTTCGCAATAAGAAGGAGCTCGCGGCCCGGCGGCCGGATGGTATAATTTGTCACCGCCTCATAGGTAGCGCGGGCCGGATCTTTGTCGTTTACTTTCCAGGTGTTCTTTTCCTGCATGTGGTATTTGGTATCCCGGATTGTCATCCTCTGGTTGATCCCGCAGGAATACACCGCCGCGCCTGTTTCCGGGTTGTAATCGATATTTGCGCTTTTCCCTTCGTCCTCTTCCGCGTACGACGCGTCAGGCGGCCATTCCTCCTTCTCGGGCCTTGGGAGATCACAGGTTTTGGTCAGAGTGTTCTTTTCGACGACAGGCAGTTCGATGCTCGTGTCAGGCCCAGGATAGAGCTTCGTGGCGCCTTTGTAAGGAGTCGGCCAGGCCATGGGGAACTGGGCGTTACTGATGGACAGGCGGATTTTGTGCTTCGGTCTAAAACGCCAGGTCGTAAAGTGAATCTCGGCGGTAAGTCTGGTCTTTTCGCCCGGAACCAGCGGAGACTGCTTCAGACGGGATTCCCTATCGGCCGGGTTAATGAGGGTCCCGCTGACCAGCGATACTTTCCCGTCCGGCCATACGTCCTCCAATCTCACCGACCATTGGTACAGCGGAGCGTCCGCCGAAACGGTCAGGTTGACCTTGGGAAGTCCCATGATCTCGACGGATTCCTTCAGCGGTTCGGAATCAAACACCATGCTGCTTTCATCGTCAAAAGACATGTTCCCGCTCGTCTCTCCCCACCATCCGTGAACGCTGGTCCCGGCGCCGGCCTTGTATACGAGGGTGTAAGGTTTGGCTTGATCCGGGGCGGAAGAGATCAGCTTCCGGCTTTCCCCAGGGTAGAACCGACGCTCTTTAATTCCGCCGATAGGCCAATTACCGCACCGCCACTGTCCAGGGGTGGTCGTGATGTCTTCTGAAGGCCGAACGCCATCCCTCATAAAGACCATGAAACGGGGTTCGTTCATGATGCCGTTGTCAATTCCCTTCAGCCAATGGTCCCACCATTTCAGCGCCTTCTTTCTCCACTCGTAGTTTGGACCCGGAGTCCCGGTGTTCGGCCATTCGTGTTTCCATGGGCCGATATCCGCTTTAACCTGCTTATTAGGCGAGTTCAGTAAACGCACAACGGTATCGCGGTACCCGTCAAGCAGACCCCCGATGATATACACAGGGAGCTCCACACCGGACTGGAACCGTGCGGATTCCTTGCGCCAGAAGGGGCCGTCGGAAAGGTTTTCCTTCCATTTGAAATGCCAGGGCGGCTGGTCGAAGCGATTGGCGAAAAACTCCGGAGTAAGGGCATATTTTTTCGTGTCCGGGAGGGCATTATAGGTGTCGATCATTGCTTCCCAGACATCGGTGTGCATGACGCCATCGATGAAATGGACATCCTGATAGTAGAGGTCATCCGAGGCATGGGCGATCAGAATGGCTTTGAGGGCGGGCGGTTTGCGCCTGGCAACCATGAGGGAGTTGAATGCCCCCCAGGAAAGACCATACATCCCCACCTTTCCGTTCGACCACGATTTCTGGGAGAGTTGGTTGATGATTTCCACGCCGTCGGACAGTTCTTGTTCGGAATATTCTGCTTCCGGAATCACCCCGGTGCTGTCGCCGGTTCCACGGAGATCCACCTTAGCGACTACGTATCCGTGCCTTGCGAAATAGGCGCCGACGGG from Pseudomonadota bacterium includes the following:
- a CDS encoding CocE/NonD family hydrolase is translated as MKKYLSIFFILSLFCIVLLSLYGGTVTATPQARFEAEDEDEDEAEAVIPSGSGYLFTVERGTLSMPDGVKLAVSYWMPKAKRMGEKFPVFFEMNGYRKDDLCYLSWDYPVGAYFARHGYVVAKVDLRGTGDSTGVIPEAEYSEQELSDGVEIINQLSQKSWSNGKVGMYGLSWGAFNSLMVARRKPPALKAILIAHASDDLYYQDVHFIDGVMHTDVWEAMIDTYNALPDTKKYALTPEFFANRFDQPPWHFKWKENLSDGPFWRKESARFQSGVELPVYIIGGLLDGYRDTVVRLLNSPNKQVKADIGPWKHEWPNTGTPGPNYEWRKKALKWWDHWLKGIDNGIMNEPRFMVFMRDGVRPSEDITTTPGQWRCGNWPIGGIKERRFYPGESRKLISSAPDQAKPYTLVYKAGAGTSVHGWWGETSGNMSFDDESSMVFDSEPLKESVEIMGLPKVNLTVSADAPLYQWSVRLEDVWPDGKVSLVSGTLINPADRESRLKQSPLVPGEKTRLTAEIHFTTWRFRPKHKIRLSISNAQFPMAWPTPYKGATKLYPGPDTSIELPVVEKNTLTKTCDLPRPEKEEWPPDASYAEEDEGKSANIDYNPETGAAVYSCGINQRMTIRDTKYHMQEKNTWKVNDKDPARATYEAVTNYTIRPPGRELLLIAKFRMASDEKNFYLTTTRQLFEAKKLVREKKWEKTIPRKNQ
- a CDS encoding GNAT family N-acetyltransferase — protein: ENVGCIDTIGVDKEWQGKGISQLLFKEMYSMLKKLGLDAIYVFVDRKQMDLVKFFDKMGFARGDMFSMELKI